The Mya arenaria isolate MELC-2E11 chromosome 16, ASM2691426v1 genome includes a window with the following:
- the LOC128222375 gene encoding ficolin-2-like, producing MNTDHGGWTVFQHRVNGSVDFYQNFSSFENGFGSLQGEFWLGLKLVYEMTSRTTNDLRIDIARANDSTAFVVYTDFSVGAGTNYTLHVGNSRSESGRKYDTGRYVAVSLDEKKRMRRVVMVQMALTGVDALVSF from the exons ATGAACACTGATCATGGAGGATGGACT GTATTCCAACACCGCGTTAACGGGAGTGTGGACTTCTACCAAAACTTTTCCTCATTCGAGAATGGCTTTGGATCTCTGCAGGGTGAATTTTGGTTGG GCCTCAAATTGGTGTATGAAATGACATCCCGGACAACGAATGATCTAAGGATTGATATCGCACGAGCAAACGACAGCACCGCATTTGTAGTATACACTGACTTCAGTGTGGGAGCCGGCACAAATTATACGTTACACGTAGGAAATTCACGGTCAGAAAGTGGTCGTAAGTACga CACGGGCAGATATGTTGCCGTTTCCTTGGACGAAAAAAAGCGCATGAGACGAGTCGTGATGGTTCAAATGGCTCTCACTGGTGTAGACGCCTTAGTTTCGTTTTGA
- the LOC128222374 gene encoding uncharacterized protein LOC128222374, with product MSETDLRDIIHELRTAKRARFETATPVTGTQSTCTQVNTMNAPPASHVAQPSGAPTSAATFSATSYSDALPMRYSDVQAAQSHSPGFTTPLVNQAHCEQGTVLQMEEAIVTTVAQHSSVAQPTTRVPLSTAVTSAPPLSSSPKHVWVVGSSIVRNASMHAWMSDPNLKMESCKLWWQGYVGLSIKEMERKINLLKRVNMCQPPAMIIAAGMILEG from the exons ATGTCTGAGACGGATCTTCGCGATATCATACACGAGCTGCGGACGGCCAAGCGCGCCAGGTTCGAGACGGCCACGCCGGTAACAGGGACACAGTCCACGTGCACACAGGTGAACACCATGAACGCACCGCCTGCCAGCCACGTGGCTCAGCCGTCAGGAGCACCGACAAGCGCCGCGACATTTAGTGCCACATCATACAGCGACGCGCTACCCATGAGGTATTCGGACGTGCAGGCCGCCCAAAGCCACAGCCCGGGGTTTACTACGCCCTTGGTGAATCAGGCACATTGTGAGCAAG GTACTGTGCTTCAAATGGAAGAGGCTATAGTCACAACAGTGGCCCAGCACAGTTCCGTGGCGCAGCCTACCACGCGCGTCCCGCTTTCAACCGCGGTTACTTCCGCTCCGCCTTTAAGCA GTTCTCCTAAGCACGTATGGGTGGTGGGGTCATCTATCGTCAGGAACGCGTCCATGCATGCGTGGATGTCTGATCCTAACTTGAAAATGGAGTCATGCAAGTTGTGGTGGCAGGGTTACGTGGGCTTAAGCATTAAGGAAATGGAAAGAAAGATTAACCTTCTGAAACGCGTAAACATGTGCCAGCCACCAGCCATGATCATTGCGGCGGGAATGATATTGGAAGGATAA